Below is a genomic region from Paraburkholderia phenazinium.
TCGGCGTCACGGGCGGTCCGCACGCGGAGTTGATGGACGTGGTGAAGAACGTCGCCGCGAAGAACGGTCTGAACATCAAGATCGTCGAATTCGCGGACTACGTGCAGCCGAACGCCGCGCTCGCCAGTGGCGATCTCGACGCCAACAGTTATCAGCACGACCCCTACCTCGAAGCGCAAGTGAAGGATCGCGGCTACAAACTGATCCGCATTGCCGATACGGTGACCTTCCCGATGGGCATCTACTCGAAGAAGATCAAGTCGCTCGCCGAGTTGCAGCCGGGCGCGAAGATCGCCGTGCCGAACGATCCGACCAACGGTGGCCGCGCGCTGCTGCTGTTGCAAAAGCAAGGACTGCTGAAGCTGCGGACTGATGCCGGCCTGAAGGCCACGCCGCTGGATATCGTCGACAATCCCAGGAAGCTGAAGATCGTCGAACTCGACGCTGCGCAGATCCCGCGCTCGCTCGGCGACGTGGATGCGGCGGCGATCAACACCAACTACGCGATGCAAGCGGGGCTGAAGCCGAAACAGGACGCGATTGCGATCGAGGATCCCAAGGGGCCGTACGTGAATGTCATCGCAATTCGAGAGGCTGACCGGAACAAGCCTTGGGTCGCGAAGCTGGTCGCGGCGTATCACTCGCCGGAAGTGAAGCAGTACATCGACACGAAGTACGGCGGCGCGGTGATCGCCTCCTGGTAAGGCCCACCGTCAGATACCGCATGAGTTCTATCGACGGCAAACGATGAATTAGAGTCGCGAATCGGAACCCGGGGTTGTCACCCGGGTTTTTTCGGGATTAAAATAGAACGA
It encodes:
- a CDS encoding MetQ/NlpA family ABC transporter substrate-binding protein, which codes for MQRRFILKVAAALGAATLFAANTAAYADDTIKVGVTGGPHAELMDVVKNVAAKNGLNIKIVEFADYVQPNAALASGDLDANSYQHDPYLEAQVKDRGYKLIRIADTVTFPMGIYSKKIKSLAELQPGAKIAVPNDPTNGGRALLLLQKQGLLKLRTDAGLKATPLDIVDNPRKLKIVELDAAQIPRSLGDVDAAAINTNYAMQAGLKPKQDAIAIEDPKGPYVNVIAIREADRNKPWVAKLVAAYHSPEVKQYIDTKYGGAVIASW